AGCGGATTTTTGCCGGCGCAAAAGGCGGAGGCAGTTATCCCTTCAACCCCGTCAATGTAATTCCTCGAATAAAATATCTCTGCGCCAAAAAGAACAGCACTACAATCGGCAGCATCACCACGACGGCGGCGGCCATTTGATACGGCCAGTTGGCGGCATGCAGCGAGTGAAACATGGCCATGCCGACTTCAACGGTGCGCATGTCGTTTTTGTTGGTGATGAGCAGCGGCCAGAGAAAATCTTTCCACGAGCTGATGAAGGCAAAAATGGCGAGTGTGGTCAGCGCCGGCTTTGAGAGCGGAAGAATAAGTTTCCAAAAAATGATCAACTCCGAAGCGCCATCGAGGCGGGCGACATCTTCATAATCGCGCGGGATGGTGAGAAAAAACTGCCGGAGCAAAAAAATTCCCCAGACACTCGTGAGCGCCGGTGTCACAAGCCCCCAGTAGGTGTTCATCCCCCCAAAAGCGTTCATGATCAGGAAAGTCGGAATCAGGGTCACAATCGCCGGAATCATCATGGTGGCGAGATAAAGCGCAAAAATTTTGTCGCGCCATTTGAAGTGCAGCCGCGCGAAGGCATACGCCGCCATCGAGCACGTGAGCAATTGGCCCAAAACCGTCGCGAGCGAGACGATCAGCGTGTTCAGAAAAAAGCGATTAAAAGGAAGAAGCGTCAGCGCTTCTTTATAGTTGCTCCACAAGAATTTTTTGGGAATGAATTTGGGTGGGAAACTGTAAACTTCCAAATCATCCATCAACGAAGTGGCCAGCATCCAGAGGAATGGGATGAGCATGGACAAGGCGAGCACGAGCACGCCGGCGTAAACGAGAAGTTGGACCAAGGTTTTACGCAAGGGGTGAGATCGTCCCCTGTCATGAAGTCGCCTCATCTTCCGCACGCATTTCAACTCCGGCGAAAATATCCTGCACGGGCAATTCGAAGCCCGGCAAAAGCTCAAAGGCGGTCAGCGTGTCGCGAACGCTGTATTTGCCTTTTGACGTGCAAACCAGCACTTCGCGGGTGTTCGCAATGACGACCCAAACGATCTTGACGCCTTGCCGAAGGTATTCATCCACCTTTCTTTTTTCCGATATTATTTTGGATAACAGCGTGAGCGAAAGTGGGCATTTTAAATGCCACCCTTCCGTTATAAAGTTCGGCAGGAAAAGGCAGCGAGAGTTTTTCCAGTTCATCAACGGTCACGTCGTTGCGCTGTTCGAGCGGCACTTCTTCAACGGCGCCAAAGGCATTTATCTCCGCGCCTGTTTCTTTAATCTCGGGCGGCGCAGTTAAAATAGATTCAGCCATGTGCACATCTCAAAAAATTGGTTTTTTTATTACGAACTCAATATAACGTATTTACCGGCAAATCGCAAGCCTTTTCAGCCAAGTTGGAACGTTCCACAACCGAAATGCGTGTGCTTGCCGATATGAAGAATCGAAGCCAGCTCGAGATACGGAATAATCGAAGCCGGAATCGGCGCGTAGGTGTGTGCCCCGCGCCACGCGCCGGGCAAATGCTTTGGCATGCGATCGAGATTTTTGTACAAACAATTGACCTTTGCAGCTTCTGCCATGGCGTTTTGCAAGGCGGCTTGCTCGTCGGCAGTTAAAACTGCTGTGACAGCTTCGCGAGGGTTTTGACGGCCGGTAATCAGGCGGCCGGCGCGATCCACGAGCGCTTCGAGAATGATCTGCAAAGTTTCCTGCGGCTTTTCGGCGTCACGATTGGTGTTTTCACCGGAGGGGATTCCAGCCAAATCAAAAGGCGTCAGCCAATTCAAGCTGTAAAATCGACGAGGCGGCTCCGGCTTGAACGTCAAGCCCTCGGCCCATTGCACCGGCGTGGGGCGATAACGCAAATCCAATTTTCCTTGTTCAACAATCGGCGCCCATGTTTTGCCGTGAGCCACATAAATGGCGCTCACCTCGAAATGGCCCCACAAACCTTTGGTGCGATGCCACTGCGCATCGGCGGTGTAGCCGGCCTCCTCCATCGCCGGCAAAATCAATTCAAGAAACAGGCCGTGATCCGCGCTCTCGCCGAGCAGCTTCAGCTCCCAAAAAATCAGCTCGCCGAATCCGAACGTCTGCTTTGCTGGATAAGCCAAAAGCACCGCCTCGATGGGCCAGCTCACCGCGGGAAAAGGCATCGTAACTTTTTTGTTTTTGCCCGAGGTTTGCGCGTGATATTCCGCCAGCGGCATGATCGCCTTTCGCCACGGACCGGCTTCCTGGGTGGCAAGGCGGTTTGAAATGATCGAGCCGAGAACGAGCGAAAGCTCGACCGGCAAATACTCGGGAAGCGTCACCAACGAGCTATTGACTTTCCAGGCGATCAAATAGCGAAGCAGACTAATCGGTAGTGGGGAGGGCTGCATATTCGAGCAATTCATATAACAATTTGATGCGGGTCTTGGGCCACTGCCGAATGCGCCACGCCGCGAGCATGTCCTTGGCGTCTTGATTGAGCTGGCCGAGATAGCGGCCCCAATAAAACTGCTCTTCCTTGGGATTTTTCAAAGCCAGCAATTCCTGAAGCTGCCGCTGCTCGGCGGGATATAACTTGGCGCGAAAAACTTCCGCCATCTCCAGCAGACTCAAAAATTCGGCGAGATCAAACGTCAGCAAACCCCGGCGGTCACGCAAGCGTGGATTCAAAAATTGAAACGGTGAAGAATAAAACTGCGCGGTCAATCGATCCGGCAGCAGCCGCGGCTCATAATGATAAGCGTAACAAAGAATTTCTCCCATGTTCAATTTGCCGCCGATGCCAACAGTGGGGAATATCTGCAACAAACCTCTCAGCTCAGCGCCATGATAAAGCAGCATCTCTTGCAGCCAAGCTTTCAACTTGCGCCGGTACAGCATCACCAGAAAACGATTCGCATCGTGAACGTGGCTTCCCAAAAGCAGCGGCGAAATCGTGCCCTCCCCGTTGCGAGCTTGTTTCGGCATTTGATTGACCAAACCCCACACAATGACGGATATTCGCGAGGTGGGGGTCAAACGTCTGGCGTGTTCGATCACCGCCGCGCAAAACCGGCAATATTCATCATGCTCGCGGCCGTAGAGACAACAGCGCCGGCACGGGCCGTTCAAGGCGGAAATGGGCGCGCCCATCTCCAGCTCATCCGAGGCCAATTGGGGTGACTTGGCGCAATATCTGAGTGTGGCCAGTAATTCCGCGCCGGTTTCGCACCGGCGCAGCCAATCATAGATGTTGAGCATTCAAGGCGTTTTTGAGTGCGTCATAATGCGCGATGACTTGGGGATTCATCCAGGCGTTGACGTCGATGGGCAAACGCCAATTCTGTGCGGCTTGGCTCGTGTAACGATTGGCCCAGTCCGTCAAATAACTTTCCGGCTGAATTTGCAAACGCAAGCTGCCAAACCCGAGATAGCGGCCCTTGCCGATTTTGTGCGCCAAGCCTTTTTCCAACGCCAAACACCACATCAAGCGCTGCAGTTCTTGCTGCTCGAGATTCCAGAAGCGAATCGTAAAACGGCATTGGGCGCCCGGCAGAATAGCGCGCAGATAACTGGCTTGCGCGGTGTCGGGTTTGAACTCATTCACTTGTTCGACAATCGGCGCCAGCGGCGCGTGCTGAAAGAGCCGCCAGTCCTCGCCGATGCGAAAAATCGGGACGCGCCCCTTTTGAATTTTTTTCCACTCGCCGTTGATGAAATGCCACGAGCCATACGGATAAGGCACTTTGAACCAGGCAAGCTGCGGCGACTCGAAGACGCCGAAATTGAACGCGAGGCGCCCCATCAGCGCTTGATTTTGCCCGGCGCCGACAAAGCCGAACAAACTGTCCACCGGATTGAGATGGCTGAGGTCGGAGCTCGGCTGGCGCGAATCGCTGGCAATCGCGTAGAGGTGGCGAATCATGCCCTTAATGCTTTTGCTTGGCAAGGCATAAATTTTTTGCGGCCCGCGCTTGTCGGCTTCCGGCGGTGCCATCGCAAAGAAATCATAGCCATGAATCGGGCCGTCAGCGAGCCTGGCTTTGAACGACGGCTCGCCGCTTTCTTGCACGCAAGTCGGCGTGAGAATTTCCGCCGTCACCATCAGCTCGCCGCAAAAACCGGCAAAAGCGCGATGCGAGATGAAGCCCTGGCTGGTTTTAATCGGCGAGGATGAAATTTGTTTTGCATTGGCTGCAAGCGCATCGGCAGGCTGCAGAACGCGAGCCGCGGCCTCGCCATCGAGATCAAGCGTGTGCCAAATGCCGGCTCGCGAGGCGCTCTGTTCACCAAATAATTTTTTGCCGATGCCGTTGGGGTTGGCCGCCACCCAACGGATTCCCGCCACCGAGGCTTTTACCCAGCCGAAGCCGCAGGTTTTTTCGCCTCCCAGCGGAATATCGCCACGCTGAAAATCCTGCAGCAAATGCTTGAGCAGCGCAAACGTCTCCAAATCCTTTTCATCCAGATCCTGAATGTCGAGGCGCAGTTCAAAGGCAAGCTGATCCCCATACGCATAAAGATAATCG
Above is a genomic segment from candidate division KSB1 bacterium containing:
- a CDS encoding carbohydrate ABC transporter permease; amino-acid sequence: MVQLLVYAGVLVLALSMLIPFLWMLATSLMDDLEVYSFPPKFIPKKFLWSNYKEALTLLPFNRFFLNTLIVSLATVLGQLLTCSMAAYAFARLHFKWRDKIFALYLATMMIPAIVTLIPTFLIMNAFGGMNTYWGLVTPALTSVWGIFLLRQFFLTIPRDYEDVARLDGASELIIFWKLILPLSKPALTTLAIFAFISSWKDFLWPLLITNKNDMRTVEVGMAMFHSLHAANWPYQMAAAVVVMLPIVVLFFLAQRYFIRGITLTGLKG